The Cyclopterus lumpus isolate fCycLum1 chromosome 6, fCycLum1.pri, whole genome shotgun sequence genome contains a region encoding:
- the sema4ba gene encoding sema domain, immunoglobulin domain (Ig), transmembrane domain (TM) and short cytoplasmic domain, (semaphorin) 4Ba has product MWTMSMAGLCLPAYTVFLVGCFHTAVTESDVTPRLTFSYNAKERTTRSFSVSGVFNFTSLLLSKEDNALYVGAREILFALNLADISAVKLQRNLTWKTPGRKRDECSFKGKDLQTDCFNYIKILLRMNSTHLYVCGTYAFSPTCAYINTADFSLVKDDSGEIVTEDGRSRCPFNPEYKSTAIMADGELYAGTVSNFQGNEPIIYKSLSQGTALKTENSLNWLQDPAFVGSAYIQESLPKGNLVGDDDKIYFFFSEAGKEFDFFDNTIVSRIARVCKGDIGGERVLQKKWTTFLKAQLLCSLPDDGFPFNIIQDMFVLTPSPEDWKNAVFYGVFTSQWYKGASGSSAVCSFTMDQVEKAFDGRYREVNRETQQWYTYNHPVPEPRPGVCITNAAREQGISSSLHMPDKVLNFVKDHFLMDSVIRSQPLLLKQNVRYTQIAVHRVQAAKKAYNVIFIGTDDGRLHKAINVNNKMHIIEEMVLFRDSRPVQHIELDTEKGQLYVSSFSELAQVPVANCTNYQSCGECILSRDPYCAWNGRQCVGIRQAPPSSALQQDIDEADTSAICNTTVPSPRFAKPPPARIPSCQVIIIPANTFKVLPCKLRSNLAERRWEFSESAGHFHYPSPEGGLVVVAQADRQETYECWSVEEGFRQLLANYCVRGEAKHESTTLRGRSRTPQVSQEEFIILPGEARSPQINTKTYWNELIVVCSLLAFSLVVFSLFVVYRNHDDMKSMLKEGECPNMQQKKPRIVGKPAENLPLNGNTVPASASDHKGYQTLNDNYICSTPPHECSSPDNSRSFSESEKRPLNLKESHVEISPTCPRPRVRLGSEIKDSIV; this is encoded by the exons ATGTGGACAATGAGCATGGCTGGGCTCTGTCTCCCGGCCTACACTGTCTTCCTTGTTGGTTGCTTTCATACAGCTGTCACGGAAAGCGATGTCACTCCACGCCTCACCTTCTCCTACA ATGCGAAGGAGAGGACAACCAGAAGTTTCTCAGTCAGTGGAGTCTTCAActtcacctctctcctcctcagtaAAGAAGACAACGCGCTGTACGTTGGCGCTCGGGAGATCCTCTTTGCTCTCAACCTCGCTGACATCAGTGCCGTCAAGCTACAACGAAAT CTCACGTGGAAAACTccagggaggaagagagacgaGTGCAGTTTCAAAGGCAAAGACCTGCAG ACGGATTGCTTCAACTACATCAAGATTTTACTCCGTATGAACAGCActcatctgtatgtgtgtggaacATACGCCTTCAGCCCCACTTGTGCTTACATA AACACTGCAGACTTCTCCCTGGTCAAGGATGATAGTGGTGAGATTGTCACAGAAGATGGACGAAGCCGCTGTCCCTTCAACCCTGAATACAAGTCCACTGCTATCATGGCTG ATGGAGAGCTGTATGCCGGTACAGTCAGTAATTTCCAAGGAAATGAACCCATCATTTACAAGAGTCTAAGTCAAGGAACAGCTCTAAAAACAGAAAACTCACTCAACTGGCTTCAAG ACCCGGCCTTTGTTGGCTCTGCCTACATACAGGAGAGCCTGCCCAAGGGCAACCTAGTGGGCGATGACGATAAGATTTACTTCTTCTTCAGTGAAGCAGGAAAGGAGTTTGATTTCTTTGACAACACCATTGTGTCACGCATTGCTCGTGTGTGTAAG GGTGACATTGGAGGAGAGAGGGTTCTGCAGAAGAAATGGACGACCTTCCTGAAGGCTCAACTCTTGTGCTCTCTGCCTGATGATGGCTTCCCCTTCAACATAATACAAGACATGTTTGTGCTGACACCCAGCCCCGAAGACTGGAAGAACGCTGTGTTTTATGGAGTCTTCACGTCTCAGTG GTATAAGGGTGCTTCAGGAAGCTCTGCAGTGTGTTCCTTCACTATGGACCAGGTGGAAAAGGCGTTCGATGGGCGGTACCGTGAGGTCAACAGAGAGACTCAACAGTGGTACACATACAACCATCCGGTCCCAGAGCCTCGGCCTGGTGTG TGCATCACAAATGCTGCCAGGGAACAGGGCATCTCCTCCTCGCTGCACATGCCGGACAAGGTGCTGAATTTTGTCAAAGACCACTTCCTGATGGACAGCGTGATCCGCAGCCAGCCTCTCCTGCTAAAACAAAATGTTCGCTACACGCAGATCGCTGTCCATCGAGTCCAGGCAGCAAAAAAAGCCTATAATGTGATCTTCATTGGCACTG ATGATGGGAGACTTCATAAAGCCATCAATGTCAACAACAAGATGCACATCATTGAGGAGATGGTTCTCTTCCGTGATTCCCGACCAGTGCAACACATTGAGCTGGACACTGAAAAG GGTCAGCTTtatgtttcctctttctctgaACTGGCGCAGGTCCCAGTTGCTAACTGCACTAATTATCAGAGTTGCGGGGAGTGCATCCTCTCTAGGGATCCTTACTGTGCTTGGAACGGGAGGCAGTGTGTGGGTATCAGACAGGCTCCACCAAGCAG tGCCTTGCAGCAGGATATAGATGAAGCTGACACATCAGCTATTTGCAACACGACAGTGCCAAGCCCACGGTTTGctaaacctccacctgcac GAATACCTTCATGCCAGGTGATCATTATCCCAGCCAACACGTTCAAAGTACTACCTTGCAAGCTGCGCTCTAATTTGGCTGAAAGGAGGTGGGAGTTCAGTGAGAGTGCAGGTCACTTCCATTACCCCAGCCCAGAGGGGGGATTGGTAGTGGTAGCTCAAGCTGACAGGCAGGAAACCTACGAGTGCTGGTCAGTGGAGGAAGGCTTCAGACAACTGCTGGCTAACTACTGCGTGAGGGGCGAGGCCAAGCACGAGAGCACCACCCTGAGAGGCCGCTCACGTACGCCACAGGTCTCCCAGGAGGAGTTTATCATCCTACCAGGAGAGGCCCGCTCACCGCAGATCAACACTAAGACCTACTGGAACGAACTGATTGTGGTGTGTTCCCTCCTGGCGTTTTCCCTGGTGGTCTTCTCTCTATTTGTGGTCTACAGGAACCACGACGACATGAAGTCCATGCTCAAGGAGGGAGAGTGTCCCAACATGCAGCAGAAGAAGCCCAGAATAGTAGGGAAACCGGCTGAGAACCTGCCGCTAAACGGCAACACAGTCCCAGCGTCAGCATCGGATCACAAGGGCTACCAGACCCTTAACGACAACTACATCTGCAGCACTCCCCCGCACGAGTGCTCATCGCCCGACAACAGCAGGAGCTTCTCAGAATCAGAGAAGAGGCCTCTGAACTTGAAAGAGAGTCATGTAGAGATTTCTCCCACTTGCCCACGGCCAAGAGTCAGACTGGGCTCCGAGATTAAAGACTCTATAGTGTGA
- the zgc:162879 gene encoding ras and EF-hand domain-containing protein — MDQPSLRRLFSACDVNKSGKIEYDDFTVVCRELNVSGAEVKTLFDKFDADQDGCIDYSMFSSRFQEVSETLDFASFGGSSRNQGGPWEEFQGRIDAESVLPESLREQLADLYQDIHSSANTNLLQQYEEIIHSLISQSQDNRLECEQLETSIKRAEEMNNSQLAELEDDIQQQLVKTEERVRDEERKEMEGVMVAMQRKHKNEVTDLHATVDRLLKSQNDTNFNQSKEEVDRLNRQIRDLSQENEDLRTSLLQAQTDIAVLHSELDKLKNMYADQKAQHKRETDELKRMVMEYQSYSNQIQILQETNKKLYDSNDGLRSALASEAVAAKRRLSPQNEIPARRMKPLRQSTLNHGSSDRDPSKTTYSQVATWSDKYLDSGVSLPMDTAESSGSDYDSDDGRGSLETVHHSYSCVPSDVEISEMKSEAAVSMAPSKASSIASSLRRRLSAFSTKTLEANMEETEEPAPMYRLVLAGDAGAGKSSFLLRLTLNEFKGDIQTTLGVDFQIKRMLVDGQKTSLQIWDTAGQERFRSIARSYFRKAHGVLLLYDVTSESSFLNVRAWVDQIQDSTEDKIPMCVIGNKVDLREQLPEGSCVSSSHGEKLAKAYGALFCETSAKEGTNVVETVLHLAREVKKNVKLRRQSDSQVKLSQSNPKKTLNACCGR; from the exons aTGGACCAACCCAGTCTTCGGAGGTTATTTTCCGCCTGTGATGTGAACAAGTCCGGTAAAATCGAGTACGACGACTTCACTGTTGTGTGTCGCGAGCTCAACGTGTCCGGAGCCGAGGTCAAAACTCTGTTCGACAAGTTCGACGCGGACCAGGACGGATGCATCGACTACAGCATGTTTTCGTCCAGGTTTCAGGAGGTTTCGGAGACTCTGGACTTTGCGTCTTTCGGGGGGTCGTCCCGGAACCAAGGCGGCCCGTGGGAAGAGTTTCAAGGCAGGATAGATGCTGAGTCGGTCCTCCCTGAAAG TCTCAGGGAGCAGCTGGCTGATCTTTACCAGGACATTCACTCTTCAGCAAACACAAATCTGCTGCAACAGTATGAGGAAATAATCCACTCTCTGATCAGTCAAAGCCAGGACAACAGACTGGAGTGTGAACAGCTGGAGACCAGCATAAAGCG AGCGGAGGAGATGAACAACAGTCAGCTGGCAGAACTGGAGGACGATATACAGCAGCAGCTTGTCAAAACcgaggagagggtgagagacGAG GAGCGTAAAGAAATGGAAGGAGTTATGGTGGCCATGCAGAGGAAGCACAAGAACGAGGTCACAGACCTACATGCAACTGTGGACAGACTGTTGAAG AGCCAAAACGACACTAACTTCAACCAGtcaaaggaggaggtggaccgACTGAACAGACAGATCCGTGATCTCTCTCAG GAAAATGAGGACCTGCGGACTTCTCTGCTGCAAGCCCAGACGGACATCGCCGTCCTGCACTCCGAGCTGGACAAGCTGAAGAACATGTATGCAGACCAGAAAGCTCAACATAAAAG AGAAACGGATGAATTGAAGAGGATGGTTATGGAATACCAGTCGTATTCCAATCAGATTCAGATTCTCCA ggaaacaaacaaaaagctgtATGACAGCAACGACGGGCTCCGCTCTGCGTTGGCCAGTGAAGCGGTTGCAGCTAAAAGGAGG TTGTCTCCCCAAAATGAAATCCCGGCCCGAAGGATGAAGCCCCTCCGACAGAGCACACTCAACCATGGCAG CTCGGATCGGGATCCCAGCAAAACAACCTACTCCCAAGTGGCCACATGGTCCGATAAGTACCTGGACAGCGGAGTCTCGCTGCCGATGGACACAGCCGAGAGCTCAGGCAGCGACTACGATAGCGACGACGGCAGGGGCTCGCTGGAAACGGTGCACCACAGTTACTCGTGTGTCCCATCTGATGTGGAG ATATCGGAAATGAAATCTGAAGCTGCAGTGTCGATGGCTCCCAGCAAGGCGAGCTCGATTGCATCATCTCTACGAAGACGTTTGTCTGCATTTTCCACAAAG ACATTAGAAGCCAACATGGAAGAAACTGAGGAACCCGCTCCAATGTACCGTCTGGTTTTAGCCGGAGACGCAGGAGCTGGAAAGTCCAGCTTCCTGCTGAGGCTGACGCTCAATGAGTTCAAGGGAGACATTCAGACGACGCTGG GAGTGGATTTCCAAATTAAGAGGATGCTTGTGGATGGACAGAAGACGAGCCTGCAGATATGGGACACAGCTGGACAGGAGAG GTTTCGTAGCATCGCCAGGTCTTATTTCCGTAAAGCTCACGGAGTCCTGCTTCTCTACGATGTCACTTCAGAAAGCAGCTTCCTTAACGTCAGAGCATGGGTGGATCAGATTCAG GATTCAACGGAGGATAAAATCCCCATGTGTGTTATTGGAAACAAGGTGGACCTGCGAGAGCAGCTTCCAGAAGGGAGCTGTGTGAGCAGCTCGCACGGAGAGAAGTTGGCTAAG GCATACGGCGCCTTGTTCTGCGAAACGAGTGCCAAAGAGGGAACCAATGTTGTGGAGACTGTGCTTCATCTAGCAAG AGAAGTgaagaaaaatgtcaaactgagACGGCAGTCAGATTCTCAGGTCAAACTGAGTCAATCCAACCCAAAGAAGACTCTCAACGCCTGCTGTGGACGGTAA